The region CTCGGCCGTGGCGGATGCCTCGGCCATGGGCAATGCGCTGATCCCGGTGCAGGTTCGCGACGGCTATCCCGCGCCCTTCGCCGCCGCGATCAACGCCTCGTCCTCGACCGTATCGGTGCTGATCCCGCCCTCGATCCCGCTGATCCTCTTCGGGCTGGTCGCCAATGTCTCGATCGTCGACCTGTTCGTCGCCGGCATCCTGCCGGGCCTGCTGCTGGCCGCTGGCATGATGGCCATGGTCTGGTATGTGGCCCGCCGTCGTGGCCTGCCGGCCGCGCCGCTTCCCGGTGGCTTCCGTGCCTTCAAGAGCCAGATTGTCTTCGCCCTGCCGGCGCTGCTGATGCCCATCTTCATCATCGGCACCCTGCGCTTCGGCATCGCCACGCCGACCGAGGTCAGCGTGCTGGCCGTCGCCTATGCCCTGCTGATCGGCATCTTCTTCTACCGCGATGTCACCCCGCGGCTGATCTGGAACGCGCTGGTCGAGACCGGGATGATGACCGGCGCGGTCATGCTGATCATCATGGCCTCGGGCACCATCCAGTGGATCCTGACCGCCGAGCAGGTGCCGCAGAACCTGGCCGCTTTTGTCGGCACCCATCTGACCGAGCCCTGGATGGTGCTGATCGCGCTGAACCTGGTGATGCTGGTGGTCGGCATGTTCCTCGACCTGCCCGCCGCCGTGCTGCTCTTGGCGCCGCTGTTCGTCACCATCGGCAACACCATCGGGCTGGACCCGGTGCAACTGGGCCTGATGATGGTGATCAACCTGTCGGTCGGCCTCTACACGCCGCCGGTCGGGACCACACTGTTCATCTCGATGGCGATTGCGAGAACCGGGATCGGCGAGACCTCCAAGGCGCTTCTGCCCTTCTACCTTGTCGCGGTGGTGGTCCTGCTGGCCTTCACCTTCATCCCGGCCCTGACGATCTACTGAGGCCGGGAATCCATCACGAATGCCGGGCGGCAACGCCTGGCATTCGCCTGTCTACCGCTCGTCCGGCCCGGCAAAGGTCGCCCGCCGCTCGAACCGGGTGCGCAGCCCGCGCCCGTCCAGCCAGTGCCGCGCCTCGGCCATGTGCTGGCTGCCCTTGTCCCTGATCCAGTCCGAGAACAGCTTCACCGCCCGGCGTCCGACATGGCGATGCGGGCAGACCACCCAATAGCCCGGAAACTCGATCACCTCGAATTCGGTCGAGACCGGCACCAGCTCGCCGCGGCGCAGTTCCTCGAAGGCCAGCGTCATGCTGTCGAGGATCAGCCCGCCGCCATCCTTGGCCATCTGCACCGACATGCTGGAGCGGTCGAAACGGCAGGGATAGGACATCGAGGCGCCCGACACGTCATTGCGCGGCAGCCAGTAATCCCACCGATAATAGGCTTTCACGCTGTCGATCAGTCGGGCATGGCGCAGCTGCTCGCGCGGGTCGTCCGAGATCGCCTGCAATCGGGCCAGGTAACCGGGTGAGCACATGGGAAAGACGAAATCATGCACGATGCAATCGGTATGCAGGCCTTCCCAATCGCCCTCGCCATAGCGCAGGTCCATGTCGACGACCTCGGTGTCGAATTCGGTAAAGCTGGGGGTCGCGTCCACCCTCAGATCCCAATCCGGGTTCTGGAGACAGAAGTCCGACAGCCGCGAGGCCAGCCAGCGCACCCCGAAGGAAGGGCTGACCCGGATCGACAGGTGATGCGTTTCCCGCTGTCGCACGATGGCGGCGCGCACCTCGCGGATCGACTGGAACGCCTGCGAGGCGGTCTGGAACAGCCGCTCGCCATCAATGGTCAGGCGCAGGTGGCGCTTTTCGCGGTGGAACAGCTTTACGCCCAGGCTCTGCTCCAGCAGCTTGATCTGCTGGCTGACCGCCGAGGCCGAGACCTGCAGATCTTCGGCCGCGCGCATCACCCCGCCAAGCCGCGCCACCGCCTCGAAATGCGCCATGGAGAGCAGGTTCAGATCACGCGCCATACCCGATGCCTGAGAGCAGCTTACGGAGTTGTGTCATCAAGCTTACGACGCGCGGACGCCTTGGTCCATTGCCGGTGGGCGGTTCGGTGTTCGGGCCGGTCGCGCATCACCCCCGGGATATTTGGGTGAGCGAGAAGCTGTCGGAGCCTCTCGGTCAATTCCGGTCCCACGATGAGGAGTTAGCTGACGAGGATTTTCATTCGGGTTCTCCTTGCGAGGTCATTTGCTTCAACGCCGGCACCGGGCCGTAGTCCCGTGCCTCGCCCGCGACGATGGCTGCGGGGGCGGGATAGCTGACGGGACCGTTGGGGGTCTCGACGGTGATCCGGCGCAGATGCGGATGCTGGGCCAGTGCCGCCATGTCGCTGACCGAGGCGAGTGCGACATCGGCTTCGAGAAGCGCGGCAATGGCTTCGTCCGCGTTCAGACGGGCGAAGCCGTGGGCCACGGCGGCGTCGGTCTCGGCACGATTGGCGACCCGGGCGACATTGGTGGCAAAGCGGGGATCGGCGCCCAGTTCAGGCTTGCCGAGGAACACCTCAGCCAGCTTTCGCCATTCGCGGTCGCTTTGCACCGAGATCAGGATGGGCTGGCCGTCCTTGGTGATAAAGGTGCCATAGGGCGCGATCGAGGGATGGGCCATGCCGATACGTTGGGGCGACTTGCCGCCCTCGTGATTCAGCAGCGGCACGGTCAGCCAGTCGGCCATCACATCGAACATCGAGACCGAGATATTGGCTCCCTTGCCGGTGATACCGCGCGCAATCAGCGCCTCGAGGATCGCGGCATGGGCGGTGGCGCCGGTGGCGATATCGACGATGGAAATGCCGACGCGGGCCGGTTCCTCGGGTCCGCCGGTGATCGAGCACAGCCCCGATTCCGCCTGGATCAAGAGGTCATAGGCCTTGCGGTCGGCCATCGGCCCGTCCTCGCCATAGCCGGTGATCGAGCAGGTGATGAGACGGGGGTAGTCACGTTCCAGCCGTTCGAAGGTAAAACCGAGCTTCGCAAGCGCGCCGCGCTTGAGGTTCTGGATCAGCACATCGGCGCCAGACAGAAGCCGGGCCAGTTCTGCCTTGCCCGCCTCGCTGGCCAGATCCAGCGTCACGCTGTCCTTGCCGCGATTGAGCCAGACGAAGTAACTCGACTGACCCTTGGCCACATCGTCATAGCCACGGGCGAAATCGCCCTCGGGCCGTTCGATCTTGATCACCCGTGCGCCGGCATCGGCCAGACGCGACGAGGTGAAGGGGGCGGCCACGGCCTGCTCGATGGCGATGACCGTCAGGCCCGACAGGGGAAGCGCGCCCATCAGTAACTCTTCGGCAGGCCGAGGACATGCTGGCCGATATAGCCGAGGATCATGTTGGTCGAGATTGGCGCGACCTGGTAAAGCCGGGTCTCGCGGAACTTGCGCTCCACGTCGTATTCATTGGCGAAGCCGAAGCCGCCATGGAACTGGATGCAGGCATTCGCCGCCTCCCAGCTGGACTTCGCCGCGAGGTATTTCGCCATGTTGGCTTCCGCCCCGCAGGGCTGGTCGGCGTCGTAAAGACGGCAGGCCTGCCAGCGCATCAGGTTCGCCGCCTCGACCTCGATGAAGGCTTCGGCGATGGGGAATTGCACGCCCTGATTGGCACCGATGGGGCGGCCAAAGACCACGCGCTCCTTGGTGTATTTCACCACCCGGTCGGTGAACCAGTAGCCGTCGCCGATGCATTCGGCGGCAATGAGCACGCGCTCGGCATTGAGGCCGGAGAGCAGGTGTTTGAAACCGGCACCCTCCGTGCCGATCAGGTTCTCGGCGGGGACTTCGAGATTGTCGAAGAACAGCTCGTTGGTCTCGTGGTTCACCATGTTCGGGATCGGCTTCACCACCAGCTGCCCCTTGGCCTGCGCCTCTTTCGCATCCACGATGAAGATCGACATGCCGTCCGAGGGCTTCTTGACTTGGTCGACAGGCGTAGTGCGCGCCAGCACGATGATCAGGTCGGAATGCTGCACCCGGCTGATCCAGACCTTCTGGCCGTTGATCACCCAGTTCTC is a window of Paracoccus zhejiangensis DNA encoding:
- a CDS encoding acyl-CoA dehydrogenase family protein, producing the protein MYDQRTDEYQDIRDAVRALCAEFPDEYHRKIDHERAYPEEFVEALTRAGWMAALIPEEYGGSGLGLTEASVIMEEINRSGGNSGACHGQMYVINTLIKHGSEEQKRKYLPRIATGDLRLQSMAVTEPTTGSDTTKIKTNAVRKGENWVINGQKVWISRVQHSDLIIVLARTTPVDQVKKPSDGMSIFIVDAKEAQAKGQLVVKPIPNMVNHETNELFFDNLEVPAENLIGTEGAGFKHLLSGLNAERVLIAAECIGDGYWFTDRVVKYTKERVVFGRPIGANQGVQFPIAEAFIEVEAANLMRWQACRLYDADQPCGAEANMAKYLAAKSSWEAANACIQFHGGFGFANEYDVERKFRETRLYQVAPISTNMILGYIGQHVLGLPKSY
- a CDS encoding CaiB/BaiF CoA transferase family protein, translated to MGALPLSGLTVIAIEQAVAAPFTSSRLADAGARVIKIERPEGDFARGYDDVAKGQSSYFVWLNRGKDSVTLDLASEAGKAELARLLSGADVLIQNLKRGALAKLGFTFERLERDYPRLITCSITGYGEDGPMADRKAYDLLIQAESGLCSITGGPEEPARVGISIVDIATGATAHAAILEALIARGITGKGANISVSMFDVMADWLTVPLLNHEGGKSPQRIGMAHPSIAPYGTFITKDGQPILISVQSDREWRKLAEVFLGKPELGADPRFATNVARVANRAETDAAVAHGFARLNADEAIAALLEADVALASVSDMAALAQHPHLRRITVETPNGPVSYPAPAAIVAGEARDYGPVPALKQMTSQGEPE
- a CDS encoding TRAP transporter large permease, producing MTPILVFAFFGLMALSVPVAHAMLGGTALALMMDGKPLAVIAQRLYAPTQAFPMLAIPYFILAGSLMMHGKFGEYLVNIARLIVGRFRGGLGQVSILGSVMFGGVSGSAVADASAMGNALIPVQVRDGYPAPFAAAINASSSTVSVLIPPSIPLILFGLVANVSIVDLFVAGILPGLLLAAGMMAMVWYVARRRGLPAAPLPGGFRAFKSQIVFALPALLMPIFIIGTLRFGIATPTEVSVLAVAYALLIGIFFYRDVTPRLIWNALVETGMMTGAVMLIIMASGTIQWILTAEQVPQNLAAFVGTHLTEPWMVLIALNLVMLVVGMFLDLPAAVLLLAPLFVTIGNTIGLDPVQLGLMMVINLSVGLYTPPVGTTLFISMAIARTGIGETSKALLPFYLVAVVVLLAFTFIPALTIY
- a CDS encoding LysR substrate-binding domain-containing protein gives rise to the protein MARDLNLLSMAHFEAVARLGGVMRAAEDLQVSASAVSQQIKLLEQSLGVKLFHREKRHLRLTIDGERLFQTASQAFQSIREVRAAIVRQRETHHLSIRVSPSFGVRWLASRLSDFCLQNPDWDLRVDATPSFTEFDTEVVDMDLRYGEGDWEGLHTDCIVHDFVFPMCSPGYLARLQAISDDPREQLRHARLIDSVKAYYRWDYWLPRNDVSGASMSYPCRFDRSSMSVQMAKDGGGLILDSMTLAFEELRRGELVPVSTEFEVIEFPGYWVVCPHRHVGRRAVKLFSDWIRDKGSQHMAEARHWLDGRGLRTRFERRATFAGPDER